The Panicum hallii strain FIL2 chromosome 9, PHallii_v3.1, whole genome shotgun sequence genome has a window encoding:
- the LOC112875315 gene encoding cysteine-rich repeat secretory protein 55-like, whose product MESSTMRRGCVLLVSLALLPLLGMAVDSIGSYCAGSNKAVASINSVLADLVATASTGGYATSTAGKGSTVIYGLAQCRGDVSAGECAACLADAAKQLPSTCSYSSDARIWYDFCFMRYENADFIGQADTDAGVILVNVQAVDNAKAFEKAVAKVVGKATAQASAAGSAGLGRAKDQYTPFVTVYGLAQCTRDLAPLACAQCLSTAVSRFGGYCGARQGCQINYSSCRVRYEIYPFYFPLAGDGGRAATDMARNTKIVVHP is encoded by the exons ATGGAGTCCAGCACGATGCGCCGCGGCTGCGTGCTACTTGTCTCCCTTGCCCTGCTCCCTCTGCTGGGAATGGCCGTGGACTCCATCGGCAGCTACTGCGCCGGCAGCAACAAGGCCGTGGCCAGCATCAACTCCGTCCTCGCCGACCTCGTCGCCACGGCCTCCACCGGGGGCTACGCCACGTCCACCGCCGGCAAGGGCAGCACCGTCATCTACGGCCTCGCGCAATGCCGCGGCGACGTCTCCGCTGGCGAATGCGCCGCCTGCCTCGCCGACGCCGCCAAGCAGCTCCCCAGCACCTGCAGCTACAGCTCCGACGCAAGGATCTG GTACGACTTCTGCTTCATGCGGTACGAGAACGCCGACTTCATCGGGCAGGCGGACACGGACGCCGGCGTGATCCTGGTGAACGTGCAGGCGGTGGACAACGCCAAGGCGTTCGAGAAGGCGGTGGCGAAGGTGGTCGGGAAGGCGACGGCGCAGGCGTCGGCGGCCGGCAGCGCGGGGCTCGGGCGGGCCAAGGACCAGTACACGCCGTTCGTGACCGTCTACGGGCTGGCGCAGTGCACGCGGGACCTGGCGCCGCTGGCGTGCGCGCAGTGCCTGTCCACGGCGGTGTCCCGGTTCGGCGGCTActgcggcgcgcggcaggggtGCCAGATCAACTACAGCAGCTGCAGGGTGCGCTACGAGATCTACCCCTTCTACTTCCCgctcgccggcgacggcggccgcgccgccaccgACATGGCCAGGAACACCAAGATCGTCGTGCACCCTTGA
- the LOC112876716 gene encoding uncharacterized protein LOC112876716 translates to MASGAVSPAFAYTIVYVRDVEKSAAFYAAAFGYTVRRLDQSHRWAELESGATTIAFTPLHQRETDGLSGEVQLPDAAAARGPMEVCFVYADVDAAYRRAVEHGAVPVSAPEQKPWGQKSGFVRDIDGNIVRIGSHVRE, encoded by the exons ATGGCCTCCGGCGCGGTGAGCCCCGCGTTCGCCTACACCATCGTGTACGTGAGGGACGTGGAGAAGTCGGCCGCCTTctacgccgccgccttcggctaCACCGTCCGCCGCCTCGACCAGTCCCACAG GTGGGCGGAGCTGGAGAGCGGGGCGACGACGATCGCGTTCACGCCGCTGCACCAGCGGGAGACGGACGGGCTCTCCGGGGAGGTGCAGCTGCCggacgcggccgccgcgcggggCCCCATGGAGGTCTGCTTCGTCTACGCGGACGTCGACGCGGCGTACAGGCGCGCCGTGGAGCACGGGGCGGTGCCCGTGAGCGCGCCGGAGCAGAAGCCATGGGGGCAGAAGTCCGGCTTCGTGCGGGACATCGACGGGAACATCGTGCGCATCGGGAGCCACGTCCGCGAGTGA